GATGGCACTACTGACCTGATGTCGATAACGTCGCACACCGTCGAACCCATGATGTCGCTCCTCCATTCAGTCATCTTTGCCATCTTATCAATCGGGGCTCCTCCAGACACGGCGACAGCCCGTGGCGATGAAATCCCCTGCGCCCTTACCGGGGGACAGCAGACGACACGCTCAGGGTTGCTCGGTGCATAACATACCTCGTGACAGACAAACCAGATTAAGGTGAACAACTTTCCCATCATGTCTACGGACGCATGAATCGATGGGATGTGGCTTCGTTCACGTGCAGGAGTGTGTTTTATGAAAGGAATCATTTTGGCGGGAGGTACCGGGTCGCGACTGGCACCGCTGACGGATGTCTTTAACAAACATGTGCTGCCTGTGGGGCGCTACCCAATGATTGTTCATCCGCTGATGCAAATGGCCAGAGCTGGTATAAAGGAAATTTTAATCGTGACGACTGTTGCTGCTCTGGGTGACCTGAGTCGCACCCTCGGCAGCGGCAGCAAGTTTGGCGTAGATCTTACGTACCGGGTGCAGGAGCAGCCAAAAGGAATTGCACAAGCGCTCGCCTTGGCAGCGTCATTCGTACAGCAGGATTTGTGCACAGTGATACTTGGAGACAACATCTTTACAGCCGACCTCGAGCCATACGTGCAGGGGTTTGTACATCGCGACCACGGCGCACAAATCCTCGTCAAACAGGTGCATGACCCGTCTAGATACGGGATTGCGCAGATTGAACAAGGACGCGTGACATCCATCATGGAGAAACCACCTCAGCCAACCAGCAACCTCGCAGTTACCGGCATTTATATGTATGACCCCCATGTATTCCGTTTGATAAAAACCTTACAACCGTCGTCAC
The Alicyclobacillus curvatus genome window above contains:
- a CDS encoding NTP transferase domain-containing protein, producing MKGIILAGGTGSRLAPLTDVFNKHVLPVGRYPMIVHPLMQMARAGIKEILIVTTVAALGDLSRTLGSGSKFGVDLTYRVQEQPKGIAQALALAASFVQQDLCTVILGDNIFTADLEPYVQGFVHRDHGAQILVKQVHDPSRYGIAQIEQGRVTSIMEKPPQPTSNLAVTGIYMYDPHVFRLIKTLQPSSRGEYEITDVNNLYIKHSEMSYAVLSGDWIDAGTFPSLARANEIMARCSYPELSTL